From a region of the Gymnogyps californianus isolate 813 chromosome 22, ASM1813914v2, whole genome shotgun sequence genome:
- the POU3F1 gene encoding POU domain, class 3, transcription factor 1: protein MAATAQYLPRSAALMHPDGDRLHQGTTYREVQKMMHHEYLQGLAPAAGHAVGLAHHQWLPSAGTDWGSGGGGGGAHLPPAEHAKGGPPGPREELSAAAFHHRPHLVHQPAAGGAAGGWAQGGAHHLPPMSPPSGQPLLYAQPYAGLNGMLGPPAPALHHGLRDPLGAEEAGAHELAASPPPLGPPEPSDEDAPSSDDLEQFAKQFKQRRIKLGFTQADVGLALGTLYGNVFSQTTICRFEALQLSFKNMCKLKPLLNKWLEETDSSTGSPTNLDKIAAQGRKRKKRTSIEVGVKGALENHFLKCPKPSAHEITSLADSLQLEKEVVRVWFCNRRQKEKRMTPAGVPHPPMEDVYAQADTSPLHHALPGAVQ from the coding sequence ATGGCCGCCACGGCGCAGTACCTGCCGCGCAGCGCCGCGCTGATGCACCCCGACGGGGACCGGCTGCACCAGGGCACCACGTACCGCGAGGTGCAGAAGATGATGCACCACGAGTACCTGCAGGGGctggcccccgccgccgggcacGCCGTCGGGCTGGCGCACCACCAGTGGCTGCCCAGCGCCGGCACGGACtggggcagcggcgggggcggcgggggcgcgcACCTCCCGCCCGCCGAGCACGCCAAGGGCGGCCCGCCGGGGCCCCGCGAGGAGCTGTCCGCCGCCGCCTTCCACCACCGCCCGCACCTGGTGCACcagccggcggcgggcggcgcggcgggcggctgGGCGCAGGGCGGCGCGCACCACCTGCCGCCCATGTCGCCGCCGTCGGGGCAGCCGCTGCTCTACGCGCAGCCCTACGCGGGCCTCAACGGGATGCTGGGCCCGCCGGCGCCCGCGCTGCACCACGGGCTGCGCGACCCGCTGGGCGCCGAGGAGGCGGGCGCCCACGAGCTGGcggcctcgccgccgccgctggGGCCGCCCGAGCCGTCGGACGAGGACGCGCCCAGCTCCGACGACCTGGAGCAGTTCGCCAAGCAGTTCAAGCAGCGGCGGATCAAGCTGGGCTTCACGCAGGCCGACGTGGGGCTGGCGCTGGGCACCCTCTACGGGAACGTCTTCTCGCAGACGACCATCTGCCGGTTCGAGGCGCTGCAGCTGAGCTTCAAGAACATGTGCAAGCTGAAGCCGCTGCTCAACAAGTGGCTGGAGGAGACGGACTCCAGCACGGGCAGCCCCACCAACCTGGACAAGATCGCGGCGCAGGGCCGGAAGCGCAAGAAGCGCACCTCCATCGAGGTGGGCGTCAAGGGCGCCCTGGAGAACCACTTCCTCAAGTGCCCCAAGCCCTCGGCGCACGAGATCACCTCCCTGGCGGactccctgcagctggagaaggaggtggTGCGGGTCTGGTTCTGCAACCGGCGGCAGAAGGAGAAGCGCATGACGCCGGCCGGGGTCCCGCACCCGCCCATGGAGGACGTTTACGCACAGGCGGACACGTCGCCGCTGCACCACGCGCTGCCCGGCGCCGTGCAGTGa